A single window of Modestobacter italicus DNA harbors:
- a CDS encoding nuclease-related domain-containing protein, giving the protein MDRRRHERVSWLDTDLRTRRKTLLRSRWKDLAVILVALAASALGMCVTVRHSPLLLGLVLGVYLGAIAVSTVVFLSVVDGSFHPRLGRLVERSIGTNLRRIPGIYGVISDVSFEHVNVDHVVLTSDGCLAIEVKSSFSRRQDLAKVPDLAGKVSQARDGAQRVQRLLRSRGVDLAVRPVLLFTGPGAPFMPPVVQYDDVTITGFTDPAV; this is encoded by the coding sequence GTGGACCGTCGCCGTCACGAGCGCGTCTCCTGGCTCGACACCGACCTGCGGACCCGCCGAAAGACGCTGCTGCGCAGCCGCTGGAAGGACCTCGCCGTCATCCTGGTGGCGCTGGCTGCGTCCGCCCTCGGGATGTGCGTGACGGTGCGCCACTCCCCTCTGCTCCTGGGCCTCGTCCTCGGCGTCTACCTCGGTGCCATCGCCGTCTCGACAGTCGTCTTCCTGTCCGTCGTCGACGGGAGCTTCCACCCACGCCTCGGCCGACTGGTCGAGCGCAGCATCGGCACGAATCTCCGTCGGATCCCTGGGATCTATGGCGTGATCAGCGACGTCTCGTTCGAGCACGTGAACGTCGACCACGTCGTCCTGACGTCGGACGGCTGCCTGGCGATCGAGGTCAAGAGTTCGTTCTCCCGGCGCCAGGACCTCGCCAAGGTCCCCGACCTCGCCGGCAAGGTGTCACAGGCGCGGGACGGTGCGCAGCGGGTGCAGCGGCTGCTCCGCAGCCGGGGCGTCGACCTGGCGGTGAGACCTGTCCTCCTGTTCACCGGCCCCGGGGCGCCTTTCATGCCCCCCGTCGTCCAGTACGACGACGTGACCATCACCGGCTTCACCGATCCGGCAGTCTAA
- a CDS encoding nucleoside deaminase, whose translation MSSTPAELLAHAVAEARKGRDEGGVPIGAALVVDGEVVAVGHNRRVQLDSAIRHGETDCLENAGRLPASVYARATMVTTLSPCDMCTGAILLYKIPHVVIGENRTFYGGEDLLRARGVDVTVLDDPECIALMEDFIAREPGLWNEDIGEP comes from the coding sequence ATGTCGTCCACACCCGCGGAGCTGCTCGCCCACGCCGTCGCCGAGGCCCGCAAGGGCCGCGACGAGGGCGGGGTGCCGATCGGTGCCGCGCTCGTCGTCGACGGGGAGGTGGTCGCGGTCGGGCACAACCGGCGGGTGCAGCTGGACAGCGCCATCCGGCACGGCGAGACCGACTGCCTGGAGAACGCCGGCCGGCTGCCCGCGTCGGTCTACGCCCGGGCCACGATGGTGACCACGCTGTCGCCGTGCGACATGTGCACGGGGGCGATCCTGCTGTACAAGATCCCGCACGTGGTGATCGGGGAGAACCGCACCTTCTATGGCGGGGAGGACCTGCTGCGCGCCCGCGGGGTGGACGTCACGGTGCTGGACGACCCTGAGTGCATCGCGCTGATGGAGGACTTCATCGCCCGCGAGCCCGGCCTGTGGAACGAGGACATCGGCGAGCCCTGA
- a CDS encoding restriction endonuclease yields the protein MTAIGVPFADLRFADLQLDQVYRAGTAGHAGDDPLAVLLPVGNQGGFRYAGSPAQGTVRLVVLYTSGVNPDWPDVLDPTTGSFTYYGDNRQPGRDLHDTPRRGNGILRAAFDGAHGGTVGRATVPPFLLFERASTTSRAVRFRGLLAPGSPSAPPDEHLSAIWRSREGLRFQNYRALFTVLDERTVTRAWLEELLGPGPLKTTGPGSPPAWRNWVEGDVYKSLVAPPTTQHRSRSEQEPTTPGDSELLRILWSYFAERPIDFEACAAELFRLSAASAVEVIDVTRPSRDGGRDAVGLYAIGPKADRVRLDFALEAKCYQPGNSVGVREVARLISRLKHRQFGVLVTTSHVHEQAYKEVREDGHPVVILAGVDLVNILKKADLTTPGRLTDWLTGSFPANPTAQIR from the coding sequence ATGACGGCCATTGGCGTGCCCTTCGCGGATCTTCGGTTCGCCGACCTCCAACTCGACCAGGTCTACCGGGCTGGCACGGCAGGTCATGCTGGCGATGACCCCCTAGCGGTGCTGCTGCCGGTCGGAAATCAAGGGGGGTTTCGCTATGCCGGGTCTCCTGCTCAGGGGACAGTCCGCTTGGTCGTCCTCTACACGTCAGGCGTAAACCCAGACTGGCCGGACGTCCTTGACCCAACGACTGGCTCATTCACCTACTACGGCGACAACAGGCAGCCCGGTCGTGACTTGCACGACACGCCCCGACGCGGGAACGGGATCTTGCGGGCTGCTTTCGACGGAGCTCACGGTGGCACGGTCGGGCGGGCGACAGTCCCGCCGTTCCTACTGTTCGAGCGCGCATCTACGACTAGCAGGGCAGTCCGCTTTCGCGGCCTCCTCGCGCCGGGTTCGCCTTCGGCGCCGCCGGATGAGCATCTTTCGGCCATCTGGCGTAGTCGCGAGGGCCTGCGATTCCAGAATTACCGGGCGCTCTTCACCGTGCTCGATGAGCGTACGGTCACTCGGGCATGGCTCGAAGAACTGCTCGGGCCAGGCCCACTCAAGACCACCGGTCCGGGGTCACCGCCGGCTTGGCGCAACTGGGTGGAAGGCGATGTCTACAAATCTCTGGTCGCCCCTCCAACAACTCAGCATCGCAGCCGTAGCGAGCAGGAACCCACGACTCCAGGCGACTCGGAGTTGCTGCGAATCCTTTGGAGCTACTTCGCCGAGCGACCAATCGACTTTGAAGCGTGTGCTGCTGAGCTGTTCCGACTCTCGGCTGCTTCGGCCGTCGAAGTCATCGACGTAACTCGACCCAGCCGCGATGGGGGCCGTGACGCGGTGGGTCTGTACGCGATTGGTCCAAAGGCCGACCGAGTCCGGCTCGACTTCGCGCTTGAGGCCAAGTGCTACCAGCCCGGCAACTCCGTCGGCGTCCGCGAAGTGGCCCGGCTCATCAGCAGACTCAAGCATCGGCAGTTCGGTGTGCTCGTCACGACTTCGCACGTCCACGAGCAGGCTTATAAGGAAGTGCGCGAAGACGGCCATCCCGTCGTCATCCTGGCCGGAGTCGACCTGGTGAACATCCTGAAGAAAGCAGATCTCACCACGCCTGGCCGGCTCACAGATTGGCTCACCGGGAGCTTCCCAGCGAACCCCACGGCGCAGATCCGTTAG
- a CDS encoding very short patch repair endonuclease encodes MQAQQARDTAPELAVRKLLHAAGLRYRVDSPPLRTMRRRADLVFGPARVAVFIDGCFWHNCPLHGNMPRANTDYWMPKLKRNRERDADTDRQLRAAGWLVIRAWEHEDPTEVAARVIEAVHERRVAVRGKRHGSLPV; translated from the coding sequence ATGCAGGCTCAACAGGCTCGAGACACTGCGCCTGAGCTAGCGGTGCGCAAGCTGCTTCATGCCGCGGGCCTCCGGTACCGAGTCGACAGCCCACCGCTCCGGACCATGCGCCGCCGAGCAGATCTGGTGTTCGGGCCTGCGCGAGTCGCGGTCTTCATCGACGGATGCTTCTGGCACAACTGCCCCCTGCACGGCAACATGCCCCGCGCGAATACCGACTACTGGATGCCCAAGCTCAAGCGGAACCGAGAGCGCGACGCTGACACGGACCGTCAGTTGCGGGCGGCCGGCTGGCTCGTCATCCGGGCATGGGAGCACGAGGATCCAACTGAAGTCGCAGCACGGGTGATCGAGGCGGTGCATGAGCGACGCGTCGCAGTCCGGGGGAAGAGGCATGGGAGCCTGCCGGTATGA
- a CDS encoding DNA cytosine methyltransferase codes for MSHGVAISLFSGCGGLDVGVEQANYEVRAAVELNQDAADSHEKNFSHLGAPVIRRDILDVPTRDILRAAGLTGRERPDLLIGGPPCTPFSKSGFWLDWKRAGLDPDASLLQAYTRVLAEAKPRLFVLENVYALTYNNKASRPAFDRLLREIDDAGYTFTWRVLNAADYGVPQARPRLIIVGAPKSRRKTPLLPEPTHTGKWERRSTGSAEGLPHVSAGKALAGLITEPEPSEIVGGQFGHLLPGVPPGDNYLFYTAERGHPDPLFKWRSRFWSFLLKLDPERPAPTIQAQPGPYVGPFHWENRRLRVAEMKRLFGYPDDFHLVGSRNSAQAQLGNSVPPPLARQVVEALHTSTSS; via the coding sequence GTGAGCCACGGTGTTGCCATCAGCCTGTTCTCCGGATGCGGCGGCCTCGACGTTGGGGTCGAGCAAGCCAACTACGAGGTCCGCGCCGCCGTCGAGTTGAATCAGGACGCAGCCGACTCGCACGAGAAGAACTTCTCGCACCTCGGCGCACCTGTCATCCGACGCGACATCCTTGACGTACCGACCCGCGACATCCTCCGTGCGGCCGGCTTGACTGGCCGCGAACGCCCAGACCTACTTATCGGTGGCCCCCCATGCACCCCCTTCAGTAAGAGCGGGTTCTGGCTCGACTGGAAGCGCGCGGGCCTGGACCCGGACGCCTCACTTCTTCAGGCCTACACCCGGGTGCTCGCGGAGGCGAAGCCGCGACTGTTTGTCCTGGAGAACGTGTACGCACTCACCTACAACAACAAGGCGTCTCGGCCGGCATTCGACCGGCTGCTCCGAGAGATCGACGACGCCGGGTACACCTTCACCTGGCGTGTGCTCAACGCCGCCGACTACGGCGTCCCGCAGGCTCGCCCGCGGTTGATCATCGTTGGTGCACCGAAGAGCCGTCGAAAGACGCCACTGCTACCTGAACCCACGCACACCGGCAAGTGGGAGCGCCGCTCGACCGGCTCCGCCGAAGGGCTCCCCCACGTCTCGGCGGGTAAGGCGCTGGCCGGGCTCATCACCGAGCCGGAGCCGAGCGAGATCGTCGGCGGCCAATTCGGCCACCTGCTCCCGGGCGTCCCTCCCGGGGACAACTATCTCTTCTACACGGCGGAGCGTGGGCACCCCGACCCGCTGTTCAAGTGGCGCAGCCGGTTCTGGTCCTTCCTCCTCAAGCTCGACCCGGAACGCCCCGCTCCGACAATCCAGGCACAGCCCGGCCCATACGTCGGCCCCTTCCACTGGGAAAACCGCCGGCTGCGCGTGGCAGAGATGAAGCGGCTGTTCGGCTACCCTGACGACTTCCACCTCGTTGGGAGCCGCAACTCCGCACAGGCGCAGCTCGGCAACAGCGTGCCGCCGCCCCTCGCCCGCCAGGTCGTCGAAGCTCTACACACTTCAACCTCGTCCTGA
- a CDS encoding DUF262 domain-containing protein, translating to MALSKALDALARRVAEEVDKRQSPLDWLLELRDRLLGLRVIWIEHSNEDDAYVIFETLNSRGKDLEVVDLLKNHLLNRLRGTGNSAADTSRTKWDKMRNELEASDTRRRVDPNRFILHWWLSQEDYVAERKLFPEGVKKKIKSKAQARTHLDSLVRDAPLYRAVIEPTSRIWPMEEIPARRSLEALAVFGIVQPAPLLLSIMRARTDSTKLGAAQLIKTLQVVERFHFQHTIVSQLRSSGGVSEMYAKAARELHAAGSDQQARADVLKEIRGKLIARRPDREQFILSFEERFFFTNEHTRDSKLVRYVLEAFLREASPATATNDLAIEHIMPQSELRRGAAFETVASLGNLLLVNQALNEKLGSKAFAEKKRILADEGSSYDIGGVLDVEEWTGAQVVMRTRLLAERAYDQIWKLPL from the coding sequence GTGGCTCTCTCTAAGGCGCTCGATGCCCTGGCCCGCCGCGTGGCAGAAGAGGTTGATAAGCGACAGAGCCCTCTCGATTGGCTACTTGAGCTTCGGGACCGGCTTCTTGGGCTGCGCGTAATCTGGATCGAGCACAGTAATGAAGATGACGCTTACGTGATCTTCGAGACTTTGAATAGTCGCGGTAAGGACCTAGAGGTCGTCGATCTGCTGAAGAACCACCTTCTAAATCGCTTGCGTGGTACTGGGAACTCGGCGGCAGACACCTCCCGCACTAAGTGGGACAAGATGCGCAATGAACTTGAGGCGAGCGATACCCGAAGGCGTGTCGATCCGAACCGATTCATCTTGCACTGGTGGCTGTCACAGGAAGACTATGTGGCAGAGCGAAAATTGTTCCCAGAGGGAGTCAAAAAGAAGATCAAGTCGAAGGCTCAGGCGCGCACGCATCTCGACTCGCTCGTCCGTGATGCCCCGCTGTATCGCGCAGTCATCGAGCCGACTTCCAGAATATGGCCCATGGAAGAGATTCCGGCGCGTCGCAGTCTCGAGGCTCTTGCCGTATTCGGGATCGTGCAGCCCGCTCCGCTGCTTCTCTCAATTATGCGAGCCCGGACGGACTCGACAAAACTCGGCGCCGCGCAATTGATCAAGACGCTGCAGGTGGTGGAGCGGTTCCACTTTCAGCATACTATTGTCAGCCAACTGCGCAGTAGTGGTGGCGTGTCAGAGATGTATGCCAAGGCTGCCCGTGAACTTCACGCAGCCGGCTCGGACCAGCAAGCGAGGGCGGACGTTCTCAAGGAGATCCGCGGGAAACTCATCGCGCGGAGGCCTGATCGGGAGCAGTTCATTCTGTCCTTCGAAGAACGATTCTTTTTCACAAATGAGCATACGCGCGACAGCAAGCTAGTCCGCTACGTGCTTGAGGCCTTCCTTCGTGAGGCGTCTCCTGCAACTGCGACGAATGATCTGGCGATTGAGCACATTATGCCCCAGTCGGAACTCCGCCGGGGTGCGGCTTTCGAGACGGTGGCGTCGTTGGGGAACCTGCTGCTCGTCAATCAGGCTCTCAACGAGAAACTCGGATCCAAGGCATTCGCGGAGAAGAAGAGGATTCTCGCCGATGAGGGATCCTCGTACGACATTGGCGGCGTGCTCGACGTAGAGGAATGGACGGGGGCGCAGGTCGTAATGCGTACTCGTCTCCTCGCTGAGCGAGCCTACGACCAGATCTGGAAGCTGCCTCTGTAG
- a CDS encoding restriction endonuclease: MASNAEELEARLAAGGHLLPLPKEPAALANVIEVDIVDFLLARLQLLPDAEYQRGSERGYPDLEVGGRAFGGAWHAIDVKVAQRARRSAAARPGTTERTQSRITLYTGNTYFRHPTLHWPGTFRPFDDYRSHADVIVIYTLTDSASRVADLEVIIQEPWRVGSSKRSSTTREYIGAVDGLDDLRAGRGEFATAEDFYRFWRRFPFRTSPGVQRIYERLVAEQRAELETLRAAHPTDRAERA, encoded by the coding sequence GTGGCGTCGAACGCTGAAGAACTCGAGGCGCGCCTGGCCGCGGGCGGGCATCTGCTGCCGCTGCCGAAAGAACCGGCGGCGCTCGCCAACGTGATCGAAGTCGACATCGTGGATTTTCTCCTCGCGCGACTGCAGCTGCTTCCCGATGCGGAATACCAGCGGGGCAGCGAACGTGGCTATCCTGATCTTGAAGTGGGCGGGCGCGCCTTCGGCGGGGCTTGGCACGCTATCGACGTCAAGGTGGCCCAGCGAGCCCGGCGGTCGGCTGCAGCTCGCCCGGGCACCACCGAGCGCACGCAGAGTCGCATCACGCTTTACACCGGGAACACCTACTTTCGGCACCCCACGCTGCACTGGCCGGGGACTTTCCGACCGTTCGACGACTACCGCAGCCACGCTGACGTGATCGTCATCTACACGCTCACCGATTCCGCAAGCCGCGTAGCCGACCTCGAAGTGATCATCCAGGAGCCGTGGCGCGTCGGGAGCTCGAAGCGGTCGTCGACGACGCGGGAGTACATCGGTGCTGTCGACGGCCTCGATGATCTTCGCGCCGGCCGCGGAGAGTTCGCCACCGCTGAGGACTTCTACCGCTTCTGGCGCAGGTTCCCCTTCCGCACGAGCCCTGGGGTGCAGCGGATCTACGAACGGCTGGTAGCAGAGCAACGAGCGGAGCTGGAGACACTGCGTGCGGCGCACCCCACCGACCGAGCGGAGCGCGCCTGA
- a CDS encoding MFS transporter: MFHTRSSSYELIRHAGPSYFPLAFIARLPFAMMTVGVLTLVVAERGSVTLGGLNSAAAGIGTALAGPLLGAAADRLGQRRVLVPVGLVNAVLLGAFVLVVKSATPDLVLLAMSVLIGASAPQIAPMSRTRLVALIRRKIRPADREQVLSSTMAYESAADETVFIVGPFLVGLLATAIAPWLAIAGASALTFVFVTRFALHPTGRLDPGTRDDKRQQAPARELARYPLLTVVAGALGVGLFFGATLTSLTGFLAVDGDGDRAGLLYGVMGIGSAALALGSAAFPARFSLRTRWLVFGALMLAAAVLYATARSELTIVIALAVLGCGIGPTLVSQYSLAAQLSPAGRSATTMTMLGSAVVVGQAVSSAVTGAVVDRLGASTALVFPALTAAFVVAAGIAHVLSARTAALSNCKREPVPA; encoded by the coding sequence ATGTTCCACACGCGCTCATCGAGCTACGAGCTCATCCGGCACGCCGGGCCGTCCTACTTCCCGCTCGCCTTCATCGCCCGTCTCCCCTTCGCGATGATGACCGTCGGCGTCCTCACCCTCGTCGTCGCCGAGCGCGGCTCGGTCACCCTCGGCGGGCTCAACTCCGCCGCCGCCGGCATCGGCACCGCCCTCGCCGGTCCGCTTCTCGGCGCCGCCGCCGACCGGCTGGGCCAGCGCCGGGTCCTCGTCCCGGTCGGCCTGGTCAACGCCGTCCTGCTCGGGGCGTTCGTCCTCGTCGTCAAGAGCGCCACCCCGGACCTCGTGCTGCTCGCGATGTCGGTGCTCATCGGCGCCTCCGCGCCGCAGATCGCGCCGATGTCCCGCACCCGGCTGGTCGCCCTCATCAGGCGGAAGATCCGCCCCGCGGACCGCGAACAGGTGCTCAGCTCGACCATGGCCTACGAGTCGGCCGCCGACGAGACCGTGTTCATCGTCGGCCCCTTCCTCGTGGGGCTCCTCGCCACCGCCATCGCGCCCTGGCTGGCCATCGCCGGCGCCTCCGCGCTGACCTTCGTCTTCGTCACCCGCTTCGCCCTGCACCCCACCGGCCGGCTCGACCCCGGCACGCGGGACGACAAGCGCCAGCAAGCCCCCGCCCGGGAGCTCGCCCGCTATCCGCTGCTCACCGTTGTCGCCGGCGCGCTCGGCGTCGGCCTCTTCTTCGGCGCCACCCTCACCTCACTCACCGGCTTCCTCGCCGTCGACGGCGACGGTGACCGGGCCGGCCTGCTCTACGGCGTCATGGGCATCGGGTCGGCCGCGCTCGCCCTTGGCTCCGCTGCGTTCCCCGCCCGGTTCAGCCTGCGCACCCGCTGGCTGGTCTTCGGCGCGCTGATGCTCGCCGCTGCGGTCCTCTACGCCACCGCCCGGTCCGAGCTGACCATCGTCATCGCCCTGGCGGTCCTCGGCTGCGGCATCGGCCCTACCCTCGTCAGCCAGTACAGCCTCGCCGCGCAGCTCAGCCCGGCCGGTCGCTCGGCGACCACCATGACGATGCTCGGCTCCGCCGTCGTCGTCGGCCAAGCGGTCTCCTCCGCGGTCACCGGCGCCGTCGTTGACCGGCTCGGCGCGTCCACCGCACTAGTGTTCCCCGCGCTCACCGCGGCCTTCGTCGTTGCCGCCGGCATTGCCCACGTCCTGTCAGCGCGCACGGCCGCCCTCTCCAATTGCAAGCGGGAGCCCGTGCCGGCCTGA
- a CDS encoding ABC transporter permease: MDFPVIAVLAATLTIATPLVFGALGALLGERTGVLNLGIEGTLYAGAFVGFYVAARTGSLAVATLAAVVAGALAGALMALLTVTLGVNQHVAGIGTTLLLVAACDFSNRQLFGGGQQTVTEKFDRWFAGSGIPAQYPMTFVAFLVLAPAVWWVLRSTGAGLRLTAVGENPEAADTAGISVARTRWTALVVGGALMALGGSFLTLSLLGTFTLDIVSGRGWICIALVIFGRWKVVPVVLGALLFGLFDALQLQLAITPAFGSVPNELLIALPYLVVIAALAVRGRGVRYPGSYLTAYRRA; the protein is encoded by the coding sequence GTGGACTTCCCCGTGATCGCGGTGCTCGCCGCGACCCTGACCATCGCCACCCCGCTGGTGTTCGGCGCGCTCGGCGCGCTGCTCGGCGAGCGGACCGGCGTCCTCAACCTCGGCATCGAGGGCACCCTGTACGCCGGTGCGTTCGTCGGCTTCTACGTCGCGGCGCGCACCGGCTCGCTGGCCGTGGCCACGCTGGCGGCGGTGGTCGCCGGCGCGCTCGCCGGGGCGCTGATGGCGCTGCTGACGGTGACGCTCGGGGTCAACCAGCACGTCGCCGGCATCGGCACGACGCTGCTGCTCGTCGCGGCCTGCGACTTCTCCAACCGGCAGCTGTTCGGCGGCGGCCAGCAGACGGTGACCGAGAAGTTCGACCGGTGGTTCGCCGGGAGCGGCATCCCCGCGCAGTACCCGATGACGTTCGTGGCCTTCCTGGTGCTGGCCCCGGCGGTGTGGTGGGTGCTCCGGTCGACCGGGGCGGGCCTGCGGCTGACCGCGGTGGGGGAGAACCCGGAGGCCGCGGACACCGCCGGCATCTCGGTGGCCCGCACCCGGTGGACGGCGCTGGTCGTCGGCGGGGCGCTGATGGCGCTCGGCGGGTCGTTCCTCACCCTGTCGCTGCTGGGCACCTTCACCCTGGACATCGTCAGCGGGCGGGGGTGGATCTGCATCGCCCTGGTCATCTTCGGCCGCTGGAAGGTCGTGCCGGTGGTGCTCGGCGCGCTGCTGTTCGGCCTGTTCGACGCCCTGCAGCTGCAGCTGGCCATCACCCCCGCGTTCGGCTCGGTGCCCAACGAGCTGCTGATCGCACTGCCCTACCTCGTCGTCATCGCCGCGCTGGCCGTCCGCGGCCGCGGGGTGCGCTACCCGGGGTCGTACCTGACCGCGTACCGCCGGGCCTGA
- a CDS encoding NTPase, whose translation MLGQERDAVFISDRSIVAFEFTTRGDKEKVRKDAEKLRDLLRHLSGQAEHRLKSTQGLVVTMREPSADQRDAVAKVAAAAAMQLQIISYVTLQKSLIDSEAYIALRLQAPFGSASFGTPPQLTGYARGRARADQPNYVEPRFVDVADGRSVGAVRLDELVDALAAGGRLTVSADYGSGKSEALRQAFARLRSRFFKRPDAERIPVHLNLRDFYGLRTPREVLRRHAEEIGFQNEDSLVAAWRSGNCTLLLDGFDELIPARWVGGARDLKQVRWSALEPVRRLIQETPDVSGIVAAGRAQYFNDADELLKSLGLQGGRHFALLDFNTDQASELLGRDAADLPEWLPPRPLLLRFLADNGLLSAAGEPNTERNSAWHAILDLVAEREAQRVGSLTPTTIRTLIARVATTTKASADPNGAVSVTDMRGVFREVCGYEADEEGLQLLLRLPGLASAEGGEAESRRFIDLDLADASYGLDLSGFLMAPYGAHPLAGPVAWTSASGDLSAGVAAVELADRGFGGGSLLGALSKRLDHALFDAVLLDTVRTVDYMGLDSGTELTPFFSELLIRSLDLSGDAKVLATATFSDCVIESVSVDSLTYDVFPKFQNCIIGRVDGWVDMPEILAGNFAGTEIGHFVARLTTTDALVDLDLAVEDRVALLILKKVYLQPGSGRMIAALYRGMPLTDRGAVSPVTAQLVAAGLLGRVTGRGRDLVVPIKAHRKAVTEMLSDPQLFTLSGAVAMVTGQ comes from the coding sequence GTGCTGGGTCAGGAGCGAGACGCTGTCTTCATCTCGGATCGCTCTATCGTCGCCTTTGAGTTCACCACTCGGGGTGATAAAGAAAAGGTGCGGAAAGATGCGGAGAAGTTGCGGGACTTGCTTCGGCACCTCTCCGGACAGGCGGAGCATCGTCTGAAGTCGACCCAAGGCCTCGTGGTGACCATGCGTGAGCCTTCAGCTGACCAACGAGATGCGGTTGCTAAGGTTGCGGCGGCGGCCGCGATGCAACTGCAGATAATTAGCTATGTGACGCTTCAAAAGAGTTTGATCGACAGTGAGGCATATATAGCGCTCCGGCTTCAGGCTCCTTTTGGAAGCGCTTCGTTCGGGACGCCTCCCCAACTGACGGGATACGCCCGTGGGCGCGCCCGGGCAGATCAGCCGAATTACGTTGAACCCCGTTTCGTAGACGTGGCTGATGGTCGATCCGTCGGTGCGGTCCGTTTGGATGAGTTGGTCGACGCGTTGGCCGCAGGTGGTCGTCTCACGGTGAGTGCCGACTACGGATCGGGAAAAAGCGAAGCACTGCGGCAAGCATTCGCCCGTTTGCGAAGTCGGTTCTTTAAACGACCCGACGCGGAGCGTATCCCCGTACATCTGAATTTGCGGGATTTTTATGGCTTGAGGACGCCGCGTGAGGTTCTCCGTCGGCACGCTGAGGAGATTGGTTTCCAGAACGAAGACAGTCTCGTTGCCGCTTGGCGCTCGGGCAACTGCACCCTCCTGTTAGATGGCTTCGACGAGCTAATTCCAGCGCGCTGGGTCGGCGGGGCTCGAGACCTGAAACAGGTTCGATGGTCGGCGTTGGAGCCGGTCCGCCGACTCATTCAAGAGACGCCCGACGTTTCAGGCATCGTCGCCGCAGGACGCGCTCAGTATTTCAACGACGCAGACGAACTGTTGAAGTCTCTCGGCTTGCAGGGTGGCCGACACTTCGCACTATTGGACTTCAATACTGATCAGGCCTCCGAGCTCTTGGGGCGTGACGCTGCCGATCTTCCCGAGTGGTTGCCGCCCCGCCCATTGTTGCTGCGCTTCCTGGCCGACAATGGTCTGCTGTCGGCCGCTGGCGAGCCAAACACTGAGCGTAATAGTGCCTGGCATGCCATTCTCGATCTTGTCGCGGAAAGAGAGGCGCAGCGGGTGGGATCCCTGACGCCGACCACGATTCGGACTTTGATTGCTAGGGTCGCCACCACTACCAAGGCTAGCGCCGACCCCAATGGCGCTGTCTCCGTCACGGATATGCGCGGAGTCTTCCGCGAGGTATGTGGTTATGAGGCTGATGAAGAGGGGTTGCAGCTACTCCTTCGCCTCCCTGGTCTCGCCTCTGCAGAGGGCGGAGAGGCGGAGAGCCGGCGCTTCATTGATCTCGACTTAGCGGACGCGAGCTACGGGCTAGATTTGTCTGGCTTTCTCATGGCTCCCTACGGAGCTCATCCTCTTGCCGGACCGGTGGCGTGGACCAGTGCTTCAGGTGATCTCTCCGCTGGGGTGGCTGCGGTCGAGCTTGCGGACCGTGGTTTCGGGGGAGGCTCGCTATTGGGGGCGTTGTCAAAGCGGCTCGATCATGCGTTGTTTGATGCAGTGCTGCTTGACACCGTGCGAACCGTCGACTACATGGGTCTCGATTCTGGGACCGAGCTGACTCCCTTCTTCTCTGAACTATTGATCCGATCACTCGACCTCTCGGGGGATGCCAAGGTCCTGGCGACGGCAACCTTCTCGGATTGTGTGATCGAGTCCGTGTCCGTAGACTCATTGACATACGACGTCTTTCCCAAATTTCAGAATTGCATCATCGGCAGGGTGGACGGCTGGGTGGATATGCCGGAAATCCTTGCCGGCAACTTCGCCGGGACTGAGATCGGTCACTTTGTTGCGCGCCTGACCACGACGGACGCGCTTGTGGACCTAGACCTGGCCGTCGAGGACAGGGTAGCTCTCCTGATTTTGAAGAAAGTTTACCTTCAGCCCGGAAGTGGGCGCATGATTGCGGCGCTCTATCGAGGTATGCCGTTGACCGACCGTGGGGCCGTGTCCCCAGTTACAGCCCAGCTCGTGGCGGCCGGATTGCTCGGTCGAGTCACAGGTCGCGGCCGCGATCTTGTCGTGCCAATCAAGGCGCATCGAAAAGCGGTTACGGAGATGCTAAGCGATCCCCAGCTGTTTACGTTGTCAGGTGCTGTGGCGATGGTGACTGGTCAGTGA
- a CDS encoding DUF262 domain-containing protein produces the protein MPEIDFQPDKRTIEELFVGADYYVIPRFQRPYSWDASNLDDFWRDVVYDNDIGYFIGPMVAWREPSSPIRRLVDGQQRITTISILFAVLRDQFSALGERNLAEGVHRYLEKANRNNERQFTLQTEVASPFLGQAIFRYPPRPHSPASHRGRGGSL, from the coding sequence GTGCCCGAGATTGACTTCCAGCCCGACAAGCGCACCATCGAAGAACTCTTTGTAGGTGCCGACTATTACGTCATTCCGCGATTTCAGCGACCGTATAGTTGGGATGCGTCGAACCTCGACGATTTCTGGCGGGATGTCGTTTATGACAACGATATTGGTTACTTTATCGGGCCGATGGTTGCCTGGCGAGAGCCGAGCAGTCCGATACGTCGCCTGGTGGACGGTCAGCAGCGGATAACCACGATCTCCATACTTTTTGCAGTCCTCCGTGATCAGTTCTCGGCACTGGGAGAGCGAAACCTTGCGGAGGGCGTGCACAGATATCTTGAGAAAGCGAACCGGAATAACGAACGCCAATTTACGCTTCAAACTGAAGTGGCATCACCGTTCCTCGGCCAGGCGATATTCAGATACCCCCCCCGACCCCACAGTCCAGCCAGCCACCGAGGAAGAGGTGGCTCTCTCTAA